One region of Quercus lobata isolate SW786 chromosome 2, ValleyOak3.0 Primary Assembly, whole genome shotgun sequence genomic DNA includes:
- the LOC115975356 gene encoding uncharacterized protein LOC115975356, whose amino-acid sequence MFSFHKLLVPRNPTTDSKPIYRDELDKKASRKKCAEKSGKDHFPYSKVPLLPKEDDDKDFVRGAGCGSSTTVEKKEVIRVKVRMTKQEAARMLSKCKDGGVLDFKDVALELVQIPTNQISIVSPTTVPVLESIPEEF is encoded by the coding sequence GTTTTCATTTCATAAACTACTAGTACCTAGAAACCCCACTACTGATTCAAAACCCATATACAGAGATGAGTTAGACAAGAAGGCATCAAGAAAGAAGTGTGCAGAGAAGAGTGGTAAAGATCATTTTCCATATTCAAAAGTACCATTGCTTCCAAAAGAAGATGATGATAAGGATTTCGTGAGAGGAGCTGGCTGTGGTAGCAGTACTACTGTTGAGAAAAAGGAGGTGATAAGAGTTAAAGTCAGGATGACGAAGCAAGAAGCGGCTCGAATGTTGTCCAAATGCAAAGATGGAGGGGTCCTTGATTTCAAGGATGTAGCACTTGAGCTTGTGCAAATACCAACAAATCAAATTAGTATTGTGTCCCCTACTACTGTTCCGGTGCTTGAGAGCATCCCCGAAGagttttag